A window of the Chryseobacterium arthrosphaerae genome harbors these coding sequences:
- a CDS encoding flotillin family protein: MNLPLIAGIIIVAVATVGLIFWILSMYKKTVQGIVILRTGYGGTKVFFNAGIVIPIIHRMESMDISVKKLEISREGRAGLICKDNMRADIQVAFFIRVNKSVDDIVNVGQTIGCQRASDAQTLRELFEAKFSEALKTVGKKFDFTELYEARSEFRQEILDIIGTDLNGYVLDDCAIDYLEQTSIDKLDKDNILDSEGIKKITELTATQNIKANQVRRDEEKTITKQNVEAREAILELEKQLAEKEESQKREVANIKARENAEILKVEEEERLRYETVRIATEEKLQIAEENKLRQVVIAAKNKERADLVETERVLKDKALEATERERIVSLAQIEKEKAIELEKKSIQDAIRERLTMEKTVVEEQQGIKDLEAFKTAERNKQVEITVATQEAEKKLIEETRAAESRRLAAEKDAQKYVIEAQAKRDAAEKEAEARKIIADAKAKEEATVGLSEAQVLHAKADAAERQGIVEAVVIEKKADASRKEGIAQAEVIKEKALAEAAGITEKAEAMKKLNDAGKDHEEFRLQLAKEKDVELAQIAIQKDIAEAQSMVLAEAFKTAKIDIVGGDNTFFDNVIRQVSAGKGLDKFVSHSENAQIVRENLLGDGENIIGKVMGMVDKYKISSDDIKNMSIASLIFKLNGLANQQEKGILERALDMARHLGVENKPVNNNHV; the protein is encoded by the coding sequence ATGAACTTACCTTTAATTGCTGGGATTATTATTGTTGCAGTAGCAACAGTCGGATTGATTTTCTGGATTTTATCGATGTATAAAAAAACCGTTCAGGGAATCGTTATTTTAAGAACTGGTTATGGAGGTACAAAAGTCTTCTTCAATGCCGGAATTGTCATCCCTATCATCCACCGCATGGAATCTATGGATATTTCTGTGAAAAAGCTCGAAATTTCAAGAGAAGGCCGGGCCGGATTAATATGTAAAGACAATATGAGAGCAGATATTCAGGTCGCTTTCTTTATCCGTGTCAACAAATCGGTAGATGATATTGTCAATGTAGGACAGACGATCGGATGCCAGAGAGCTTCAGATGCACAGACCTTAAGAGAACTTTTTGAAGCCAAATTCTCGGAAGCCCTTAAAACCGTAGGAAAGAAATTTGATTTTACAGAATTATATGAAGCAAGAAGCGAATTCCGTCAGGAAATCCTGGACATTATCGGAACAGACCTGAACGGATATGTTCTGGATGACTGCGCCATCGACTATCTTGAACAGACTTCAATTGACAAATTAGATAAAGATAATATTCTTGACTCTGAAGGGATTAAAAAGATTACAGAACTTACGGCTACACAAAATATTAAAGCAAACCAGGTACGTCGTGACGAAGAAAAAACAATTACGAAACAGAACGTAGAAGCCCGTGAAGCCATCCTGGAGCTTGAAAAGCAACTGGCTGAAAAAGAAGAATCCCAGAAAAGGGAAGTGGCCAATATCAAAGCCCGGGAAAATGCAGAAATCTTAAAGGTAGAAGAAGAAGAAAGGCTGAGATATGAAACTGTACGCATTGCTACTGAAGAAAAACTGCAGATCGCAGAAGAAAATAAGCTCCGTCAGGTAGTTATTGCTGCTAAAAATAAAGAACGTGCAGACCTTGTAGAAACAGAAAGAGTATTGAAAGATAAAGCCCTTGAAGCTACAGAAAGAGAAAGAATTGTTTCCCTTGCTCAAATTGAGAAAGAAAAAGCAATAGAACTTGAGAAGAAAAGCATTCAGGATGCGATCCGTGAGCGTCTGACCATGGAGAAAACCGTAGTGGAAGAGCAGCAGGGGATCAAAGATCTTGAAGCCTTCAAAACAGCAGAAAGAAACAAGCAGGTAGAAATCACGGTAGCCACTCAGGAAGCAGAGAAAAAGCTGATCGAAGAAACCAGAGCAGCAGAATCCCGCAGACTGGCAGCCGAAAAAGATGCACAGAAATATGTAATCGAAGCCCAGGCAAAAAGAGATGCGGCAGAAAAAGAAGCAGAAGCACGCAAGATCATTGCTGATGCCAAAGCGAAAGAAGAAGCAACGGTAGGATTATCTGAAGCTCAGGTATTACATGCTAAAGCTGATGCAGCAGAAAGACAGGGAATCGTAGAAGCGGTTGTTATTGAGAAAAAAGCAGATGCATCCAGAAAAGAAGGAATTGCACAGGCTGAGGTGATCAAAGAAAAAGCCCTGGCAGAAGCTGCAGGAATTACAGAGAAAGCTGAAGCAATGAAGAAACTGAACGATGCCGGAAAAGACCACGAGGAATTCCGTCTTCAGCTGGCCAAAGAAAAAGATGTGGAACTGGCTCAGATCGCTATTCAGAAAGATATCGCAGAAGCACAGTCAATGGTATTGGCAGAAGCATTCAAAACGGCAAAAATTGACATCGTAGGTGGTGATAACACTTTCTTCGATAATGTGATCCGTCAGGTTTCTGCAGGAAAAGGACTGGATAAATTCGTAAGCCACAGTGAAAATGCACAGATCGTAAGAGAAAACCTTTTAGGGGACGGTGAAAATATCATTGGCAAAGTGATGGGAATGGTAGATAAATACAAAATCTCGTCAGATGACATCAAAAATATGAGCATCGCCTCCCTGATCTTCAAGCTGAACGGACTTGCCAACCAGCAGGAAAAAGGAATTCTGGAAAGAGCCCTTGATATGGCAAGACATCTTGGTGTGGAAAATAAACCGGTCAATAATAACCACGTTTAA
- a CDS encoding DNA repair ATPase translates to MSEQLNSGTYEIIQNRLNEQKNDLIQRLQKLNESRKNIFGGVDFSLIANERISTEHSCIAKDIYSLGDHLVFGSNAHLGLQTEINISDVFSIYKINQNRFEPQDYSLINDEVFIDEFKNLYKYYRNTFFARFTFTENYLYMVFQLSESTTDIKAFKWLIKENQLIYVDSRSASETSYPQQHGFLWTKATRDMQRSGKHPHISLADKVFVESIGGDITIKIEDNTDTGKGIYSEDVIHKDQNLDDAEIHFCDLDNLVLFKIKPYQETERYFIYNHKEKTVSRADALKYSGLLLPENQGVLFSNGYALQTGGLKVISQDQNRLYYLKTVIEPNGENFLYVFYDDKTNNYQLISYNIITQTIETPIRCSGFTFLNDGKLIYLRESIETTKNHLAQIWQTPFSKEIIPNAEKADRLIYKIGNKDIVRVMAESQELITLLNKKDSYSGLYNDIVKLATFILDTYYFLGEEEVQKLDQPLKEIRAIAHSAINEYEKVVEQRKNTEEALEKIKHSCDKILDETKRLHYSQLTEYIDALSQIRALRGEVTGARELKYADPDLLDALEKSLADRYTELSNACVDFLLQEGALLPYEEKAQKISEDIIALQKAIDAKTIDENINTLSGQLELLVDIVNNLKIEDTSRSTQIIENISLIFARLNQERLELSKRKREISGKELASDFQAQITLFDQSVINFLELSQTPEKCDEYLTKLSIQLEEMETKFIDFDDFIQQIGTKREEVYGHFQNKRVQLTESRNKRTQNLFDAAQRILKSVQTKAESFDSENEINGYFAADLMVEKVRDLARQLAELEDSAKSEEIQTLLKTSQQEAVRKLKDKKEIYADGESVIALGDYKFAVNQQKLDLTLVLRNAQYYYHLTGTSFYEPLNFNTADEFREVWNQEFVSENSYVKRFEYLAWNVFSSHKDIATDQQNENAVQQFLAEHFGEGLVKGIHDKDAQIIVTRLQQIHNELGLMRFTAQERALAQLFWFFLEKERKDYYTKQFEAAAIIAQSFTAKQGFEYLRKELSEEMNAFASTHNILKETDCINAAFYLKQEDKENFLISEKGGALYELFMKELKEKGKDLEFITQVQAMYQHPSACYYIAEGALQAFDPQAEKDIVQETAGFIITQKFDPKNIRRISYEVTIKELKSLEKDTEYHLNYFEFVSRLSRFNTVTVPKYKRLQELKFSWVDEKKKALKLDTFKPQILSSFVRNKLINDVYFPLIGANLAKQLGTVGSDKRTDRMGMLLLVSPPGYGKTTLMEYMAERMGLVFMKINGPSLGYDIVSTDPAEAKNAGARQELEKLNLALEMGDNVMLYLDDIQHCNPEFLQKFISLADGQRKIEGIYNGESKTYDLRSKRFCLVMAGNPYTESGEKFKIPDMLANRSDTYNLGEISGSKTDLFDLSLIENALMSNEYLTRLTQPGMENLYELYECVITNNPADNLKGNFSSNEISDFRAVLKNTIMVRNTVLKVNKEYISSAAMSDDYRNEPPFKLQGSYRNMNKLIAQIQPILKTDEVTQIILNHYQNESQTLTTGAEANMLKLKELMGTISEQETERWDEIKKTFVKNKTIKGLGETDRMSQIVALLAQFGDGLEGIKEALKKVE, encoded by the coding sequence ATGTCAGAACAACTTAATTCCGGAACCTACGAAATTATTCAGAACCGCCTGAATGAGCAGAAAAATGACCTTATTCAGAGGCTTCAAAAGTTGAATGAGAGCCGCAAAAATATATTTGGAGGCGTAGATTTTTCTCTTATTGCGAACGAAAGAATTTCAACAGAGCACAGCTGCATCGCCAAAGATATCTATTCGTTGGGAGACCATCTGGTCTTTGGTTCCAATGCCCATTTAGGCTTACAGACTGAAATCAACATTTCAGATGTTTTTTCAATATATAAAATTAATCAGAACCGGTTTGAACCTCAGGATTATAGCCTGATTAATGATGAGGTCTTCATCGATGAGTTTAAAAACCTTTACAAATACTACAGGAATACCTTTTTTGCCAGATTTACCTTTACGGAGAACTACCTTTATATGGTTTTCCAGCTTTCTGAAAGCACTACAGACATCAAGGCTTTCAAATGGCTCATTAAAGAAAATCAGCTGATCTATGTAGATTCAAGAAGTGCCTCAGAGACGTCATACCCTCAGCAGCATGGATTTCTCTGGACAAAAGCAACCAGAGATATGCAGCGCTCCGGGAAGCATCCCCATATCTCTCTGGCAGATAAAGTTTTTGTAGAAAGTATTGGCGGTGATATTACCATCAAGATAGAAGACAATACCGATACGGGAAAAGGAATCTATTCCGAAGATGTGATTCATAAAGATCAGAATCTGGATGATGCGGAGATCCATTTCTGTGATCTGGATAATCTTGTTCTGTTTAAAATAAAACCTTACCAGGAAACAGAACGTTATTTCATTTACAATCATAAGGAAAAAACGGTTTCCAGGGCAGACGCACTTAAATATTCAGGATTATTACTGCCTGAAAATCAGGGCGTATTGTTTTCCAATGGGTATGCACTTCAGACCGGCGGCTTAAAGGTCATTTCGCAGGATCAGAACAGGTTATATTATCTTAAAACAGTCATAGAACCGAACGGTGAGAATTTTTTATATGTTTTTTACGATGATAAAACAAACAACTACCAGCTGATCTCGTACAATATCATTACCCAGACGATAGAAACACCGATCCGTTGTAGCGGATTCACCTTCTTGAATGATGGAAAGCTGATCTATCTTCGTGAAAGCATAGAAACCACAAAAAACCATCTTGCCCAGATCTGGCAGACCCCTTTTTCCAAAGAAATTATACCGAACGCCGAAAAAGCAGACCGTTTAATTTATAAAATAGGGAATAAGGATATTGTAAGAGTAATGGCAGAAAGCCAGGAGCTGATCACACTTCTGAATAAAAAGGACTCGTACAGCGGGCTTTATAATGATATTGTAAAGCTGGCCACATTCATTCTGGATACTTACTATTTTCTGGGTGAAGAAGAAGTTCAGAAGCTGGATCAGCCGTTGAAGGAGATCAGAGCCATTGCCCATTCTGCAATCAATGAATATGAAAAGGTCGTAGAGCAGAGAAAGAATACAGAAGAAGCTTTAGAAAAGATAAAGCATTCCTGCGATAAAATTCTTGATGAAACCAAAAGACTTCACTATTCCCAGCTTACGGAATATATCGATGCGCTTTCACAGATCAGAGCCTTAAGAGGTGAAGTTACGGGCGCCCGTGAACTCAAATATGCAGATCCGGACTTATTGGATGCACTCGAAAAATCTTTAGCAGACCGCTACACCGAACTTTCCAATGCCTGCGTTGATTTTCTTCTTCAGGAAGGTGCTTTGCTGCCTTATGAAGAGAAAGCTCAGAAAATATCAGAAGACATTATTGCCCTGCAAAAAGCTATAGACGCAAAAACTATAGATGAAAACATCAATACCTTATCCGGTCAGCTGGAATTATTGGTGGATATTGTCAATAATTTAAAAATAGAAGACACTTCCCGGTCTACCCAGATCATTGAAAACATTTCGCTGATCTTTGCCCGCCTGAATCAGGAAAGACTTGAACTCAGCAAAAGGAAAAGAGAAATTTCAGGGAAGGAGCTTGCGTCGGATTTTCAGGCGCAGATCACTTTATTTGATCAGTCTGTTATTAATTTTCTGGAACTTTCCCAGACCCCTGAAAAATGTGATGAATATCTGACCAAGCTTTCCATTCAACTGGAAGAAATGGAGACAAAATTTATCGATTTTGATGATTTTATCCAGCAGATAGGAACCAAAAGAGAAGAAGTGTACGGCCATTTTCAGAATAAAAGAGTACAGCTTACCGAATCAAGAAATAAAAGAACACAGAATCTTTTCGATGCAGCTCAGAGAATCCTGAAATCCGTACAGACCAAAGCAGAATCATTTGATTCTGAAAATGAGATTAATGGCTATTTTGCAGCAGACCTGATGGTGGAAAAGGTGAGAGATCTTGCCAGGCAACTTGCAGAACTGGAAGATTCCGCAAAGTCGGAAGAAATCCAAACCCTGTTAAAAACCTCCCAGCAGGAAGCGGTAAGAAAGCTGAAAGACAAAAAAGAGATCTACGCAGATGGTGAAAGCGTTATTGCGCTGGGAGATTATAAGTTTGCGGTCAATCAGCAGAAACTGGATCTTACCTTGGTCCTGAGAAACGCCCAGTATTATTATCACCTTACCGGAACAAGCTTTTATGAGCCGTTGAATTTCAATACGGCAGATGAATTCAGAGAAGTCTGGAATCAGGAATTTGTGTCGGAAAACAGCTATGTAAAAAGATTCGAATATTTAGCCTGGAATGTATTCTCTTCCCATAAAGATATTGCAACTGATCAGCAGAACGAAAATGCGGTACAGCAGTTTCTCGCAGAACATTTCGGAGAAGGCCTTGTAAAAGGAATTCATGATAAGGATGCTCAGATTATTGTGACCCGGTTGCAGCAAATACATAACGAGCTCGGACTGATGAGGTTTACCGCACAGGAAAGAGCATTGGCCCAGCTGTTCTGGTTTTTCCTTGAAAAAGAAAGAAAAGATTACTATACCAAACAGTTTGAGGCAGCTGCCATCATCGCTCAGTCATTTACGGCAAAACAGGGATTTGAGTATTTAAGGAAGGAGCTGTCAGAAGAAATGAATGCTTTTGCATCAACGCATAACATTCTTAAAGAAACAGATTGTATCAACGCAGCATTCTACCTGAAACAGGAAGATAAAGAAAATTTCCTGATCTCGGAAAAAGGCGGTGCTTTGTATGAATTATTCATGAAGGAGCTGAAAGAAAAAGGCAAAGATCTGGAATTTATAACCCAGGTACAGGCAATGTATCAGCATCCTTCAGCATGTTATTATATTGCAGAAGGTGCATTGCAGGCCTTTGATCCGCAGGCTGAGAAAGATATTGTACAGGAAACGGCAGGATTTATCATCACTCAGAAATTTGATCCGAAAAATATCAGACGTATTTCTTATGAGGTCACCATTAAAGAACTGAAATCCCTTGAAAAGGATACGGAGTACCATCTTAATTATTTTGAATTTGTATCCCGTCTGAGCCGTTTCAATACAGTGACCGTTCCAAAGTATAAACGCCTTCAGGAATTGAAGTTCAGTTGGGTGGATGAAAAGAAAAAAGCATTAAAACTGGATACATTTAAGCCACAGATCCTGAGCTCTTTTGTCAGAAATAAGCTGATCAATGATGTTTATTTTCCTCTGATCGGGGCTAACCTTGCTAAACAGCTGGGAACAGTAGGTTCAGATAAGAGAACAGACAGAATGGGAATGCTTCTTCTGGTATCGCCACCAGGTTACGGAAAGACCACCCTGATGGAATATATGGCAGAACGTATGGGCTTGGTTTTTATGAAGATCAACGGTCCGTCTTTAGGCTATGATATTGTGTCCACTGATCCTGCAGAAGCTAAAAATGCCGGAGCAAGACAGGAACTTGAAAAACTGAACCTTGCCCTGGAAATGGGAGATAATGTGATGTTGTACCTTGATGATATTCAGCACTGTAACCCTGAGTTTTTACAGAAATTCATTTCGTTGGCTGACGGACAGAGAAAAATAGAAGGAATTTACAACGGGGAAAGTAAAACCTATGATCTCCGTTCCAAAAGATTCTGCCTGGTAATGGCCGGGAACCCATATACGGAAAGCGGAGAGAAATTTAAAATTCCTGATATGCTGGCCAACCGTTCAGATACCTATAACCTGGGAGAAATATCGGGATCAAAAACCGATCTTTTTGACCTGAGCCTTATTGAAAACGCCCTGATGTCTAATGAATACCTGACCAGACTGACACAGCCGGGAATGGAAAATCTTTACGAACTTTATGAATGCGTGATAACAAATAATCCGGCCGATAATCTGAAAGGGAATTTCAGTTCCAATGAAATATCAGACTTCAGAGCTGTATTGAAAAATACCATTATGGTGAGAAATACGGTTCTTAAAGTAAATAAAGAATATATTTCCTCTGCTGCGATGTCTGATGACTACAGAAATGAACCGCCGTTCAAACTACAGGGGTCTTACCGTAATATGAATAAGCTTATAGCACAGATCCAGCCTATTCTGAAAACCGATGAAGTAACCCAGATCATACTGAATCATTACCAGAATGAATCCCAGACTTTAACAACAGGAGCAGAGGCGAATATGCTTAAACTGAAAGAACTGATGGGCACCATTTCAGAGCAGGAAACGGAGCGTTGGGATGAAATCAAAAAAACGTTTGTAAAAAATAAAACAATAAAAGGATTAGGAGAGACCGACAGGATGTCCCAGATTGTGGCACTGCTTGCCCAATTCGGAGACGGGCTGGAAGGCATTAAAGAAGCTTTGAAAAAAGTGGAGTAA
- a CDS encoding helix-turn-helix domain-containing protein, with translation MSFFGTNIKKIRQVKGLSQKAFADLFDLNRGVISSYEEGRAEPKIETILKVAHHFNLNLDKLLTETLQVNQLASVSDIDQLMLFPELAIQNNKEAKADQEKQTPDSEILQKILASVDLVYEFTPDKPLLPQYQYGDILFLNKADLTTESHHTLLLHTDGIIQYLTDHQKTKNQQAYKVVGYVSTAEKNIFSSIFERLERLETKSQ, from the coding sequence ATGAGCTTCTTTGGAACTAATATTAAGAAAATAAGACAGGTAAAAGGGCTGAGCCAGAAAGCTTTTGCAGATCTGTTTGATCTGAACAGAGGGGTAATAAGCTCTTATGAGGAAGGACGTGCCGAACCGAAAATCGAAACGATATTAAAGGTTGCTCATCATTTTAATCTGAATCTTGACAAATTACTGACAGAAACCCTGCAGGTAAATCAGTTAGCAAGTGTTTCTGATATTGACCAGCTGATGCTTTTCCCGGAATTGGCCATTCAGAATAATAAAGAAGCGAAAGCAGATCAGGAAAAACAAACCCCTGATTCAGAAATTTTGCAAAAAATATTAGCATCAGTAGATCTCGTTTATGAATTTACACCCGATAAACCTCTTTTACCGCAATACCAATATGGGGATATTTTATTTCTGAACAAGGCAGACCTCACCACAGAAAGCCACCATACATTACTGCTTCACACAGATGGAATAATACAGTATCTGACTGATCACCAAAAAACAAAAAACCAACAGGCTTATAAAGTGGTAGGCTATGTTTCCACAGCAGAAAAAAATATTTTCAGCAGTATTTTTGAAAGACTTGAAAGGCTTGAAACGAAATCCCAGTAA
- a CDS encoding YbjN domain-containing protein, producing the protein MKNQIFRTVKEWLQDYEFTITLEDEAQRILIIEKESNGIKNMILIISDSILIMEQFLFEIKNPSEQTFRKLLQKNRDIVHGAFVLDGTGRRVIFRDTLPTDNMAQNEVMASINSLGILVGEFTNEMLEMSK; encoded by the coding sequence ATGAAAAATCAAATATTTAGAACGGTCAAAGAGTGGTTGCAGGATTATGAGTTTACCATTACTCTTGAAGATGAGGCTCAGAGAATCCTGATCATTGAAAAAGAATCCAACGGGATAAAAAATATGATCCTTATTATATCAGACTCTATTCTGATCATGGAACAGTTTCTTTTCGAAATCAAAAACCCTTCCGAACAGACCTTCCGGAAACTGCTTCAGAAAAACAGGGATATCGTTCACGGTGCTTTTGTCCTGGATGGTACAGGCCGTAGGGTTATTTTCAGAGATACGCTGCCCACAGATAATATGGCCCAGAATGAAGTAATGGCATCTATCAATTCACTGGGGATCCTGGTAGGGGAATTTACCAACGAAATGCTTGAAATGAGTAAGTAA
- a CDS encoding aminotransferase-like domain-containing protein — translation MSKDILYLKIANSVTEQIKSETLQFGERLPSLRSAQKLYNVSLNTVKQAYMELESRSLVESRPKYGYYVSQTSQRKLALPSVAQMKLSEKKNTPQDLIDKVFGTIEGTDITQFALGIPGKSLLPVAKMKKCMIDVMKRKNDSGTNYEPVQGSEVLRREIAKWSIVMEGKITEDDIVITSGAMNAVYNCLMAVTQPGDSVAVESPVYFGMLQAIQLLGLKAVEIPTHPIYGVDLDALKKVLPKLSACCFVTNFNNPLGFQMPDENKKELVRLITEYNVPLIEDDVYGNIYFGAERPKPCKYYDEADLVMWAGSVSKTLAPGFRVGWVAPGKFKDKIIRQKLVQTVSGPSLFSDVIADFLAHGRYDHHLRMFRKKLYANYLQIQKAVNQYFPDNTKVSEPKGGFMLWLELDKRICTEDLYDVALDQKVNFAPGRMFSQYNQYQNCMRLNYALEWTDRVESDLEKLGKLIKNRI, via the coding sequence ATGTCTAAAGATATCCTGTACCTTAAAATAGCCAATTCCGTCACGGAGCAGATCAAAAGTGAAACGCTGCAGTTCGGGGAGAGGCTTCCTTCTCTGAGAAGTGCCCAGAAACTCTATAATGTGAGCCTGAATACCGTAAAGCAGGCTTATATGGAACTGGAAAGCCGTTCTCTGGTAGAGTCGAGGCCCAAATACGGATATTATGTAAGCCAGACTTCCCAGCGGAAACTGGCGTTGCCCTCTGTGGCTCAAATGAAACTGTCTGAAAAGAAAAATACCCCGCAGGATCTCATAGATAAAGTCTTCGGAACCATTGAAGGAACGGATATCACACAATTTGCCCTGGGAATTCCGGGGAAAAGCCTTCTTCCTGTAGCCAAGATGAAGAAATGTATGATTGATGTAATGAAGCGGAAAAATGACAGCGGTACCAATTATGAGCCGGTACAGGGAAGCGAGGTTCTCCGTCGGGAAATAGCCAAATGGTCTATCGTGATGGAAGGTAAGATAACCGAAGATGATATCGTGATCACCTCCGGTGCCATGAATGCCGTTTACAATTGCTTAATGGCAGTTACCCAGCCCGGTGATTCTGTGGCGGTGGAAAGTCCTGTGTATTTTGGAATGCTTCAGGCAATTCAGCTGTTAGGATTAAAAGCGGTGGAAATTCCTACCCATCCTATTTATGGAGTAGATCTGGATGCTTTAAAGAAAGTATTGCCAAAGCTTTCCGCATGCTGTTTTGTGACCAACTTTAATAATCCGCTGGGTTTCCAGATGCCGGATGAAAATAAAAAAGAACTGGTAAGGCTGATCACCGAATACAATGTTCCCCTCATTGAAGATGATGTGTACGGGAATATTTATTTCGGAGCAGAGAGACCGAAACCCTGTAAGTATTATGATGAAGCTGATCTTGTGATGTGGGCAGGCTCTGTTTCAAAAACGCTGGCCCCTGGGTTCAGGGTGGGATGGGTAGCTCCAGGGAAATTTAAAGATAAGATCATTCGCCAGAAACTGGTTCAGACCGTAAGTGGTCCGTCATTATTTTCTGATGTGATTGCAGATTTTCTTGCCCACGGGCGCTATGACCATCACCTGAGAATGTTCAGGAAGAAGCTGTATGCCAATTATCTGCAGATCCAGAAAGCCGTGAATCAATATTTCCCCGATAACACCAAAGTTTCGGAACCCAAAGGCGGTTTTATGCTCTGGCTGGAGCTGGATAAAAGAATATGTACAGAAGACCTCTATGATGTGGCATTGGACCAGAAAGTAAATTTTGCTCCCGGAAGAATGTTTTCACAATATAACCAGTATCAGAACTGTATGCGGCTGAACTATGCCCTTGAATGGACTGACCGTGTGGAAAGCGACCTTGAAAAACTGGGAAAACTGATTAAAAACAGAATATAA
- a CDS encoding GNAT family N-acetyltransferase produces the protein MDDTKEEVKIVTYEPQYKAAFKTLNEEWIRTFFVMEAGDYKILDHPEEEILAKGGHIVFALLNDEPVGTCALMKSGHEPSIYELAKMAVSPKAQGKKIGYLLGKTLVDLAKDLNAGKVVLETNSALVPAIKLYEKLGFRHIPITDAGYDRVDVQMQLDLNI, from the coding sequence ATGGATGATACTAAAGAAGAAGTAAAAATAGTGACTTATGAACCTCAATATAAAGCTGCTTTTAAAACTTTAAATGAAGAATGGATCAGAACATTCTTTGTGATGGAAGCTGGTGATTATAAAATTCTGGACCATCCCGAAGAAGAGATCTTGGCGAAAGGCGGACATATTGTTTTTGCCTTACTGAATGATGAGCCTGTGGGAACATGTGCTCTCATGAAATCAGGACATGAGCCTTCCATATATGAACTGGCAAAAATGGCAGTGAGCCCTAAGGCACAGGGAAAGAAAATCGGATATCTGCTGGGCAAAACATTGGTGGATCTGGCGAAAGATCTGAATGCTGGGAAAGTTGTCCTGGAAACGAATTCAGCATTGGTTCCGGCAATAAAGTTGTATGAAAAGCTGGGCTTCAGACACATTCCTATTACGGATGCAGGCTATGACCGTGTAGATGTACAGATGCAACTGGATCTCAATATTTAG
- a CDS encoding PspA/IM30 family protein, whose product MNIFKRLLTIGKAEIHSVIESFEDPINTTEQGIREMKEQLGKSIEALAQLKALDIRKKNEAEAEEQTAKDYYNKAIVIVQKAEKGEVETAEADRLAKEALKRQTSSQEKALELQKEHEKIHAECEKMQGNINHLKSSIAKWENELKTLKARVQVSEATKDINQKMTQMDNGSAVSMLEKLKDRVVQQEALADAYADLSKSGKTIDEEIDAMVSNKDMEAEEALNRLKETLKKG is encoded by the coding sequence ATGAACATTTTTAAAAGATTATTAACAATTGGAAAAGCGGAGATCCATTCTGTGATCGAAAGCTTTGAAGACCCGATCAATACAACGGAACAGGGAATCCGTGAAATGAAAGAACAGCTGGGAAAAAGCATCGAAGCCCTGGCACAGCTGAAAGCGCTTGATATCCGCAAAAAAAATGAAGCCGAAGCCGAAGAGCAGACAGCCAAAGACTATTACAATAAAGCCATCGTCATCGTACAGAAAGCAGAAAAAGGAGAAGTGGAAACCGCAGAAGCAGACCGCCTTGCCAAAGAAGCCCTGAAAAGACAGACTTCCTCACAGGAAAAAGCCCTTGAATTACAGAAAGAACATGAAAAAATTCATGCCGAATGTGAAAAAATGCAGGGAAATATCAATCACCTGAAATCAAGTATCGCCAAATGGGAAAACGAACTGAAAACGCTGAAAGCAAGAGTACAGGTGAGCGAAGCGACTAAAGACATCAATCAGAAAATGACCCAGATGGACAACGGAAGTGCTGTAAGTATGCTTGAGAAACTGAAAGACAGGGTAGTGCAGCAGGAAGCCCTTGCAGACGCCTATGCCGATCTTTCAAAATCAGGAAAAACAATTGATGAAGAGATTGATGCAATGGTCAGCAATAAAGATATGGAAGCTGAAGAAGCTTTAAACAGATTAAAAGAAACACTTAAAAAAGGCTAA